CTGCGCGCATCAGCTAAAAATCATCAATACATAACAGTAATCGTCGATCCTGCTGATTATCAGCAGGTGATTGAAGAGTACAAAAATCAGAATGAAACTACTCTGGAAACCCGCCGCCGTCTGGCAGCGAAGGTGTTCCGCCATACGGCTGCGTATGATTCCTTGATTTCTGAGTACATGACAAACCTTGCTGGCGAGGAACAGCCGGAAAAAATGACGGTGACCTACGAGCTGAAGCAAAGCTTGCGCTACGGTGAAAATCCGCATCAAAAGGCTGCTTTTTACCAGAAGCCGCTTGGATCGGCCTTTTCAGTGGCGGCAGCGGAACAGCTTCACGGAAAAGAGCTTTCCTATAACAATATCAATGATGCCAATGCGGCATTGCAGATTGTAAAAGAATTCTCAGAACCGGCAGCGGTTGCGGTCAAGCATATGAACCCATGCGGGGTTGGTGCCGGTAAGGACATTTTTGATGCTTTCGGCAAGGCGTTTGAAGCGGATCCGGTTTCGATTTTCGGCGGTATCATTGCCTTGAATCGCGAGGTAGATAGGGAGACTGCGCGCAAGCTTTATGAAATCTTCCTTGAAATTATCATTGCTCCTTCTTTTAGCGACGAAGCTCTGGAAATTTTAACTGCTAAGAAGAATCTTCGGTTATTGAAGGTGTCGTTCGATGGTGAGGCTGCGTTGGAGAATACTCTGTCCTCTATTGAAGGCGGATTGCTTGTTCAGCAGCAGGATGCGTATGGATTTGACGATGCGGAAATCTCTGTACCGACAAAGCGTGAGCCAACTGAGGCAGAGTGGGAAGCTTTGAAGCTTGGCTGGAAGGTTGTTAAGCATGTTAAGTCCAACGCGATTGTCGTGGCGAATAAGGATATGACCTTAGGAATCGGCGCCGGCCAGATGAACCGGGTTGGCGCGGCTAAGATTGCGCTGGAGCAAGCTGGTGGGAAAGCGGATGGAGCGGCGCTTGCATCTGATGCATTCTTCCCGATGGACGACACTGTCGAAGCGGCAGCAAAAGCCGGAATCACGGCCATCATCCAGCCAGGCGGATCCG
This window of the Mesobacillus jeotgali genome carries:
- the purH gene encoding bifunctional phosphoribosylaminoimidazolecarboxamide formyltransferase/IMP cyclohydrolase, with the translated sequence MGKKRALISVSNKEGIVEFAKELAELGFEIVSTGGTKNALKEGGVPVIGISDVTGFPEILEGRVKTLHPKIHGGLLAKYDDPSHQDQMAENEIEKIELVCVNLYPFKETISKPGVTAEDAIENIDIGGPAMLRASAKNHQYITVIVDPADYQQVIEEYKNQNETTLETRRRLAAKVFRHTAAYDSLISEYMTNLAGEEQPEKMTVTYELKQSLRYGENPHQKAAFYQKPLGSAFSVAAAEQLHGKELSYNNINDANAALQIVKEFSEPAAVAVKHMNPCGVGAGKDIFDAFGKAFEADPVSIFGGIIALNREVDRETARKLYEIFLEIIIAPSFSDEALEILTAKKNLRLLKVSFDGEAALENTLSSIEGGLLVQQQDAYGFDDAEISVPTKREPTEAEWEALKLGWKVVKHVKSNAIVVANKDMTLGIGAGQMNRVGAAKIALEQAGGKADGAALASDAFFPMDDTVEAAAKAGITAIIQPGGSVRDEDSIKKADEYGIAMVFTGVRHFKH